In Tenrec ecaudatus isolate mTenEca1 chromosome 5, mTenEca1.hap1, whole genome shotgun sequence, the following are encoded in one genomic region:
- the ATP6V1C1 gene encoding V-type proton ATPase subunit C 1 — MTEFWLISAPGEKTCQQTWEKLHAATTKSNNLASTSKFNIPDLKVGTLDVLVGLSDELAKLDAFVEGAVKKVAQYMADVLEDSKDKVQENLLANGVDLVTYITRFQWDMAKYPIKQSLKNISEIIAKGVTQIDNDLKSRASAYNNLKGNLQNLERKNAGSLLTRSLAEIVKKDDFVLDSEYLITLLVVVPKLNHNDWIKQYETLAEMVVPRSSNVLSEDQDSYLCSVTLFRKAVDDFRHKARENKFIVRDFQYNEEEMKADREEMTRLSTDKKKQFGPLVRWLKVNFSEAFIAWIHVKALRVFVESVLRYGLPVNFQAMLLQPHKKTVRKLRDVLYGLYKHLDSSAAAVIEAPMDIPGLNLSQQEYYPYVYYKIDCNLLEFK; from the exons ATGACTGAGTTCTGGCTTATCTCGGCCCCTGGCGAGAAGACATGTCAACAAACGTGGGAGAAATTGCACGCTGCAACCACCAAGAGCAATAATCTGGCTAGTACTTCAAAGTTCAACATTCCAGACTTAAAG GTGGGCACGCTAGATGTCTTGGTCGGCCTGTCGGACGAGCTGGCTAAACTGGACGCTTTTGTGGAAGG GGCGGTTAAGAAAGTGGCCCAGTACATGGCTGATGTCCTGGAGGAcagcaaggacaaagttcaggagAATCTGTTGGCCAATGGAG TTGACTTGGTTACATATATAACAAGATTCCAGTGGGACATGGCCAAGTACCCAATCAAGCAGTCCCTGAAAAATATATCTGAAATAATTGCCAAG ggagtgacTCAGATCGACAATGATCTGAAATCCCGAGCATCTGCGTACAATAACCTGAAAGGGAACCTTCAGAATTTGGAGCGAAAGAATGC GGGCAGTTTGCTAACCAGAAGTCTAGCGGAAATCGTGAAGAAAGATGACTTTGTTCTTGACTCAGAGTATCTTATCACTTTACTGGTGGTCGTTCCAAA GTTGAACCACAATGACTGGATCAAGCAGTATGAGACACTAGCTGAAATGGTCGTCCCAAGGTCTAGCAA TGTTCTCTCAGAGGACCAGGACAGCTACCTTTGCAGTGTCACCTTGTTCAGGAAGGCTGTCGATGACTTCAGACACAAAGCCCGGGAAAACAA ATTCATTGTTCGCGACTTCCAGTACAATGAAGAGGAGATGAAAGCAGATCGAGAAGAAATGACCAGGCTGTCGACCGACAAGAAGAAGCAGTTT GGCCCACTGGTGCGGTGGCTGAAAGTGAATTTCAGCGAGGCGTTTATTGCCTGGATTCATGTGAAAGCATTACGGGTTTTTGTTGAGTCTGTTTTAAG GTATGGCTTGCCGGTGAACTTTCAAGCAATGCTGCTTCAGCCCCACAAGAAAACAGTCAGGAAGCTGAGGGACGTGCTGTACGGGCTGTATAAGCACCTGGACAGCAGCGCAGCCGCTGTCATCGAG